In Rhineura floridana isolate rRhiFlo1 chromosome 12, rRhiFlo1.hap2, whole genome shotgun sequence, a single window of DNA contains:
- the POU2AF3 gene encoding POU class 2 homeobox associating factor 3, which translates to MGISGKPKVYQGVRVKITVKELLQQRRAKQAVADEAVSGEGSGSSVQFTESFSPPWAAPYVDAELASSSPSGSLQAWQFQDGPACEEIPSYLEQLVDSCLQTEQPLDAALGALQGNMPCSPDTFQPSSSHLSQNLGAGSPDSSDPSSSFDYSYSLPQLSPFAPLTYNSPSHLDAKSCMFPSSEGSSYHQQHHAQYSHPPSTCCCTSCGSQHLDAFRVPEYFPYANMDCRDYAPSVSVADDFFRRDRSWDTCYS; encoded by the exons ATGGGAATCTCAG GAAAACCAAAGGTCTATCAAGGTGTCCGAGTCAAGATTACCGTGAAGGAGCTTCTGCAACAGAGGAGAGCCAAACAGGCTGTAGCAGATGAAGCC GTTTCCGGAGAAGGCAGTGGTAGCAGTGTCCAGTTCACGgagtctttctcccctccctgggCAG CCCCTTACGTAGACGCAGAGCTTGCCTCTTCTTCTCCCTCTGGCTCTTTACAAGCTTGGCAGTTCCAGGACGGCCCTGCCTGCGAGGAGATCCCCAGCTATTTGGAGCAGCTGGTTGATTCCTGTCTTCAGACTGAGCAACCTTTGGATGCTGCTTTGGGGGCTCTGCAGGGCAACATGCCGTGTTCACCGGACACCTTCCAACCAAGCTCTTCCCACCTCAGCCAAAACCTG GGTGCTGGATCACCAGATTCTTCTGATCCCTCCAGCTCATTTGATTACAGCTACTCTCTACCGCAGCTGTCTCCTTTCGCTCCTCTCACTTACAACTCCCCTTCCCATCTGGATGCCAAGAGTTGCATGTTCCCGTCGTCAGAGGGAAGCTCTTACCATCAGCAGCACCACGCACAGTACAGCCATCCTCCTTCCACGTGCTGTTGCACGTCTTGTGGCTCCCAGCACTTGGACGCTTTCAGAGTACCAGAATATTTCCCCTACGCAAACATGGACTGCAGGGACTATGCCCCTTCCGTCTCTGTGGCGGACGACTTCTTCCGGAGGGATCGGAGCTGGGACACTTGCTACAGTTAA